The Phyllopteryx taeniolatus isolate TA_2022b chromosome 4, UOR_Ptae_1.2, whole genome shotgun sequence genome includes the window TGGTACAATCACACAATTTCAAATGCATGGCACTGGACACAATATTTTATGTCAATTTCAGTTGCTGTAATATGAATGTATGCACATGAATAACATTTCTTTACAAACTCAACATTACTCCAAGTGTACAATCCAATAAGATTGATATTggaattactgtatatgtgttgtATACTTGTTCATGTGAAGAAATCCTTGGCAGCGCCTCGGAAGGCAAACTGATCAGCCCTATGGAAATCAACAGTCTGTAGCGTTTAAAAGGATTTTTGGCACACATCACAACAATGCGTGCTTGCATTCAGCATACATTGTTACATTGTTGTCCTTGACAAATAAATTGGTCACGCTGTGTCTCCACCAAGTACGTGACCCAGCCCTCAgtgaaagtgtccttgagcaggGCCCAGGTCCCTTTCCATTTGTCAACTCTATCTAAACATTGAGCAGAAGGGGTGCAGTTGCCGCCTCATTAGAACGAGCTGCATACTGCGTTCATGTTTTTCTAACACAAGTGTCTTCTGTGGTGTCAAATGTACTGCTCCAGCTGCTGGCAGAAAGCAAGTAATGATCCTTTCTCACGAAGCGGCCGATGACACGGACCAGGACCTTCCTGTACTGGTGCCGCAATAGACAGTAGACAAATGGATCGCTTGAAGCCTTAGCGTAGCACAGACATTTGGTAGTGATGCCCCAGTACTGCGGGATGTGCACAGAGGGCAACAACTCCACTAACCTGCAACAGGACAAGGGATTTGTATTGTTTACATTGCATACAATGTTCCTGCAtctatttctaatattttacttATCTCATGTAGCTACAGTAAAATAagataaccaaaatattacagaGGCTCTTCAGTATTATCCAGTCGTTAGGGAAAATAGATAAACATGTTCACACATGACGGTGTCAATCAAAAAGTAGCACTGTTGAATCTTTTGATTATTTCTGATACAGCAATAGCTGTAGCTAAAGTGTGTGTCTGTACCCAATCTTGTGGCCGGagaatgtatatacagtataaaaaaatgcagttcCAATTTACATAATGTAGCCTAAGTTACATTAGCCCATAGTGAACTATATTGCTGTAAAACATGAAAGCATAGTGTTGTAACCAATGACATgatttgaaagaaaagaaacagtATTCTTTCTCCTGATGGTATATTGTGTGGTACTGCAAAGCTATggtatgtttattttaatgtaaatatcATACAGTATGGTACCAGACTGTACAAAAGTTTAGGGTTATCATtagatttattgttttaacaatgtaaaatacCATCAATCCCCATACAAGCCTAGCCAAATTTTAAGTGAAAGTAACTTTGTATTGGAGGTGGAAAGGACACAAAACAGGCATTAggaaggttttatttttttttttagttttttcttttccagtttCTTGTGCCATTTCCAGTTAAAGGATCCCTTTTCAAGTCATAAAAGGATACGTTATGCTAGGGGTAAGTATTCATAGCATAGATCGATACACTTACGGTACTTAGTATGGAGTCAAATGTACCTCAGAATCATTCCAGAGTCTAGATATTATAATGTTAACTATTGCACACAATTGAGAGACTCAAATctaagggaaaaaaagatttgcacAACAAATATAAAACCGAACCGGAATGGAACCTGATTTAATTTCATTGCTAATAcctgtattttcttattttttgttttaatatgtcAAACTGACTGTTGCaaaaattactaaaaaaaaaaataaaaaagtgttgtttatcatccatcaattttctatacagcttgtcctcattagggatTTGGGTAAGTGCGGGTAAGCTAATACAAAGCTGCTAATTACCTTGTTATGACATACGGTGAAAAGCAGAAGATGAACGAGCCAATGAAGATGCAAATTTTCTTCGTGGCCCGCTGTCTCCTCTTCTTCTGTTCTGACAAACACCTTTCTTTCACACTGACAAAGGCAAAGAAAGATAGATTTATACACATTTGTTGTCACACTGATGATTTAGTCTGAATTTGCCTGACACAACAACAGACAAGCAATTAGACTTCACCATGTGCCCAAATGTACGCTCGGACTGTACCTGGGGTGAATGTCAACCAACAGCAGCAGAGTCTGCACTGTGATGACGTCTATCCTCTTGCAGTGGGACTTGGCCACTCTCAAAACTTTGAGGTAGGAGAAGCAGAGCACGGCCAGGCTGAAAGCAAAGCTGCTGCAATGGAGCAGCACAGTGAAGGTGACGTAGGCGGCAAGCTGCGACCTTCCCTCCGTGGCCAGGTGTACGGTGCATGAGGCGTACGTGTGGCTGTAGCCTCCCCAGTCCATGAGCAGCTGAGTCAGAGAGAAGGTGAGGGACTGAAGGCAGGAGTAGACCACCATCAGGATAGCATCCCGGAGGCGCATCTTGCTGGAATAGCTCAGAGGAAACATGACAGCGATCCACCTGTCCAGGCTTAGAGCCGCCATGCTCAGCATGCTGTTGGTGGTGAGGAAGGTCTCCACAAAGCTGACCATTTGGCAGAACAAGTTCCCAAAGGGTTCTCCGCTTTTGGCCACCCCGAAAAAGGTGGTAGGCATGTTGATGAAAGCGAGGAGGATGTTGGAGAAAGACAGGTTCAGGACAAAGATTCCCGGGACATGGGACCTCAACTCTGAGCTCTGAGTGAAACACAGTAGCACTGACATGTTGGTCACCAAGGAGACAACAGCCGTCACCACTATTGACACTTCCAGGAGGAACTCGGGGATGGTCATCGTTCGAGACTCCACTTCGGCAGCTCTTGTGGCTACAGATGCTGTAGAACAAAGTCCTACATGTTCCAGCTTCCCGTCAGCTGAGACAGATTCCCACACAAAGTGCACATGTAGAGAGCTGTCCAGTGCTGAAACACCAAAACTGATCACTTCTGGCTTGAGCTGCCTCAGCTACTGTACATCCAAAGACTGTTTTCACCAATTGTGGACTAACTGCAGGAAATACCAGAGGAGAAGTGTTTGGACGGtggcttgctctctctctctttctatcTCGTGGCTCTCAAACATGCGCACTAGCTGGCACCTCCTCTCACGCTGGAGATGCCGTGCGCCCTGCACGTGCAGCCGCTTCCTGGCTCATGTGACGCTTGAACAATATTCATGCAAGCAGGACTTAATATGGGCTTGTCAGGGAGTTTGCACACTCATTTGGGCTGTT containing:
- the gpr78a gene encoding G-protein coupled receptor 26, yielding MTIPEFLLEVSIVVTAVVSLVTNMSVLLCFTQSSELRSHVPGIFVLNLSFSNILLAFINMPTTFFGVAKSGEPFGNLFCQMVSFVETFLTTNSMLSMAALSLDRWIAVMFPLSYSSKMRLRDAILMVVYSCLQSLTFSLTQLLMDWGGYSHTYASCTVHLATEGRSQLAAYVTFTVLLHCSSFAFSLAVLCFSYLKVLRVAKSHCKRIDVITVQTLLLLVDIHPSVKERCLSEQKKRRQRATKKICIFIGSFIFCFSPYVITRLVELLPSVHIPQYWGITTKCLCYAKASSDPFVYCLLRHQYRKVLVRVIGRFVRKDHYLLSASSWSSTFDTTEDTCVRKT